A genome region from Setaria italica strain Yugu1 chromosome III, Setaria_italica_v2.0, whole genome shotgun sequence includes the following:
- the LOC101778906 gene encoding LOW QUALITY PROTEIN: cellulose synthase-like protein D4 (The sequence of the model RefSeq protein was modified relative to this genomic sequence to represent the inferred CDS: inserted 1 base in 1 codon), translating to MSRRLSLPAGSQVTVTVSPTRGGKAVESPGGGDAVVKRGAGGIGITSPAPRHSLGGAGSSSATLQLSPVRRSGGSRYASRDGGGGVDESAEFVHYTVHIPPTPERAVAASADSVDAPAPAASEEGAGADEVRAQRSFISGTIFTGGLNQATRGHVLNNTSGTGGAAAAASANMSCKMRGCDMPAFLTSGAGGGPCDCGFMICRECYVDCVNGAGNCPXCKEPYSAGSDTDDGGEDDDEAVSSSEERDQLPLTSMAKRFSLVHSMKFPSGNAGCAAGVGGGGKPAEFDHARWLFETKGTYGYGNALWPKDGGHGGGATGFAGFEEPPNFGSRCRRPLTRKTSVSQAIISPYRLLIAIRLVALGFFLTWRIRHPNPEAVWLWAMSVTCEVWFAFSWLLDSLPKLCPVQRAADLDVLAERFELPTARNPKGRSDLPGIDVFVSTADPEKEPPLVTANTILSILAADYPVEKLACYLSDDGGALLTFEALAETASFARTWVPFCRKHGVEPRSPEAYFGQKRDFLKNKVRVDFVRERRKVKREYDEFKVRVNSLPEAIRRRSDAYNAGEELRARRRQQEEAMAAGTLPGALPEAAAIVKATWMSDGSHWPGTWLNAAPDHSRGDHAGIIQAMLAPPTSEPVLGGEPAESGGLIDTTGVDIRLPMLAYVSREKRPGYDHNKKAGAMNALVRTSAIMSNGPFILNLDCDHYVHNSAALREGMCFMLDRGGDRICYVQFPQRFEGIDPNDRYANHNLVFFDVAMRAMDGLQGPMYVGTGCVFRRTALYGFSPPRATEHHGWLGRKKIKLFLRKPTMGKKTDRESDNDKEMMLPPIEDDGFKQLDDIESSALLPRRFGSSATFVASIPVAEYQGRLLQDTPGAHQGRPAGALAVPREPLDAATVAEAISVISCFYEDKTEWGRRIGWIYGSVTEDVVTGYRMHNRGWRSVYCVTRRDAFRGTAPINLTDRLHQVLRWATGSVEIFFSRNNALFASPRMKLLQRVAYFNVGMYPFTSIFLLVYCVLPAISLFSGKFIVQSLNVTFLALLLIITVTLCLLAVLEIKWSGITLHEWWRNEQFWVIGGTSAHPAAVLQGLLKVIAGVDISFTLTSKPGTGDDGEEDAFAELYEVRWSFLMVPPVTIMMVNAVAVAVASARTLYSEFPQWSKLLGGAFFSFWVLCHLYPFAKGLLGRRGRVPTIVFVWSGLISMTISLLWVYINPPAGAKERIGGGGFSFP from the exons ATGTCGCGGCGGCTGTCGCTGCCGGCGGGGTCGCAGGTCACGGTAACGGTGTCGCCGACGAGGGGCGGCAAGGCGGTGGagagccccggcggcggcgatgcggtGGTGAAGAGGGGCGCCGGCGGGATCGGGATCACCAGCCCGGCGCCGCGGCACTCGCTCGGGGGCGCGGGGTCGTCGTCCGCCACGCTGCAGCTCTCGCCCGTGCGCCGGAGCGGGGGGAGCCGGTACGCgtcgcgggacggcggcggcggcgtcgacgagaGCGCCGAGTTCGTGCACTACACCGTGCACATCCCGCCCACGCCGGAGCGGGCCGTGGCGGCGTCCGCGGACTCcgtcgacgcgccggcgccagcggcgtcggaggagggcgccggcgcAGATGAGGTGCGGGCGCAGAGGAGCTTCATCTCCGGCACCATCTTCACCGGCGGGCTCAACCAGGCCACGCGCGGCCACGTGCTCAACAAcacctccggcaccggcggcgcggcggcggcggcgtccgcgaaCATGTCGTGCAAGATGCGCGGCTGCGACATGCCGGCGTTCCtcacctccggcgccggcgggggcccGTGCGACTGCGGGTTCATGATCTGCCGCGAGTGCTACGTGGACTGCGTCAACGGCGCCGGCAACTGCC GCTGCAAGGAACCCTACTCCGCCGGGAGCGacaccgacgacggcggcgaggacgacgacgaggccgtCTCCTCCTCCGAGGAGCGGGACCAGCTGCCGCTCACGTCCATGGCGAAGCGCTTCTCCCTCGTGCACTCGATGAAGTTCCCCAGCGGCAACGCTGgctgcgccgccggcgtcggcggcggcggcaagcccGCGGAGTTCGACCACGCCCGCTGGCTCTTCGAGACCAAGGGCACCTACGGCTACGGCAACGCGCTCTGGCCCAAggacggcggccacggcggtGGCGCCACTGGCTTCGCCGGCTTCGAGGAGCCGCCCAACTTCggctcccgctgccgccgcccgctcaccaGGAAGACCAGCGTCTCGCAGGCCATCATCAGCCCGTACag GCTACTCATCGCCATCCGCCTGGTGGCGCTGGGGTTCTTCCTGACATGGCGCATCCGGCACCCGAACCCGGAGGCGGTGTGGCTGTGGGCGATGTCGGTGACGTGCGAGGTGTGGTTCGCCTTCTCCTGGCTCCTCGACAGCCTCCCCAAGCTCTGCCCCGTCCAGCGGGCCGCCGACCTGGACGTCCTCGCCGAGCGCTTCGAGCTCCCCACCGCGCGCAACCCCAAAGGCCGCTCCGACCTCCCCGGCATCGACGTCTTCGTCTCCACCGCCGACCCGGAGAAGGAGCCGCCGCTCGTCACCGCCAACACCATCCtctccatcctcgccgccgactACCCCGTCGAGAAGCTCGCCTGCTACCtctccgacgacggcggcgcgctgctCACCTTCGAGGCACTCGCCGAGACCGCCAGCTTCGCGCGCACCTGGGTGCCCTTCTGCCGCAAGCACGGCGTCGAGCCGCGCAGCCCCGAGGCGTACTTCGGCCAGAAGAGGGACTTCCTCAAGAACAAGGTGCGCGTGGACTTCGTCAGGGAGCGCCGGAAGGTGAAGCGCGAGTACGACGAGTTCAAGGTGCGGGTGAATTCGCTGCCGGAGGCCATCCGCCGGCGCTCCGATGCGTACAACGCCGGCGAGGAGCTGCGCGCCCGGAGAAGGCAGCaggaggaggccatggcggccggCACCCTTCCTGGAGCGTTGCCCGAGGCAGCGGCGATCGTGAAGGCGACATGGATGTCCGACGGCTCGCACTGGCCTGGCACATGGCTCAACGCCGCGCCGGACCACTCCCGCGGTGACCACGCTGGCATCATTCAG GCAATGCTTGCGCCTCCGACATCAGAGCCGGTGCTGGGCGGGGAGCCAGCAGAGTCCGGCGGGCTGATCGACACGACGGGCGTGGACATCCGGCTGCCGATGCTGGCGTACGTGTCCCGCGAGAAGCGGCCGGGGTACGACCACAACAAGAAGGCTGGCGCCATGAACGCTCTTGTGCGCACGAGCGCCATCATGTCCAACGGGCCCTTCATCCTCAACCTCGACTGCGACCACTACGTGCACAACTCGGCGGCGCTCCGGGAGGGGATGTGCTTCATGCTggaccgcggcggcgaccgcaTCTGCTACGTCCAGTTCCCGCAGCGGTTCGAGGGCATCGACCCCAACGACCGGTATGCCAACCACAACCTCGTCTTCTTCGACGTTGCCATGCGCGCCATGGACGGGCTGCAGGGCCCCATGTACGTCGGCACTGGCTGTGTCTTCCGCCGCACCGCGCTGTACGGGTTCAGCCCGCCTCGCGCCACCGAGCACCACGGCTGgctcgggaggaagaagatcaagtTGTTCCTGAGGAAGCCCACCATGGGGAAGAAGACCGACAGAGAGAGCGACAACGACAAGGAGATGATGCTGCCGCCGATCGAGGACGACGGCTTCAAGCAGCTCGACGACATCGAGTCCTCGGCGCTGCTCCCGCGGCGGTTCGGCAGCTCGGCGACGTTCGTGGCGTCCATCCCCGTTGCAGAGTACCAGGGCCGGCTCCTGCAGGACACTCCCGGCGCGCACCAAggccgccccgccggcgccctgGCCGTGCCCCGCGAGCCGCTggacgccgccaccgtcgccgagGCCATCAGCGTCATCTCTTGCTTCTACGAGGACAAGACGGAGTGGGGCCGGCGCATCGGCTGGATCTACGGCTCCGTCACCGAGGACGTGGTCACCGGCTACCGGATGCACAACCGTGGGTGGCGTTCCGTGTACTGCGTGACGCGGCGCGACGCGTTCCGCGGCACGGCGCCAATCAACCTCACCGACCGCCTCCACCAGGTGCTCCGGTGGGCGACGGGGTCCGTGGAGATCTTCTTCTCCCGCAACAACGCCCTGTTCGCGTCCCCGCGGATGAAGCTCCTCCAGCGCGTCGCCTACTTCAACGTCGGCATGTACCCGTTCACCtccatcttcctcctcgtctACTGCGTGCTCCCGGCCATCTCCCTCTTCTCCGGCAAGTTCATCGTGCAGTCCCTCAACGTCACCTTCCTCGCGCTCCTGCTCATCATCACTGTGACGCTCTGCCTGCTGGCCGTGCTGGAGATCAAGTGGTCCGGGATCACGCTGCACGAGTGGTGGCGCAACGAGCAGTTCTGGGTGATCGGCGGGACCAGCGCGCACCCGGCCGCCGTGCTGCAGGGCCTCCTCAAGGTGATTGCCGGCGTGGACATCTCCTTCACGCTGACGTCCAAGCCCGgcaccggcgacgacggcgaggaggacgccTTCGCGGAGCTGTACGAGGTGCGGTGGAGCTTCCTGATGGTGCCGCCCGTGACGATCATGATGGTGAACGCGGTGGCCGTGGCGGTGGCGTCGGCGCGCACGCTGTACAGCGAGTTCCCGCAgtggagcaagctgctgggcgGCGCCTTCTTCAGCTTCTGGGTGCTGTGCCACCTCTACCCGTTCGCCAAGGGCCTTCTCGGCCGGCGTGGCCGTGTGCCGACCATCGTGTTCGTCTGGTCGGGGCTCATCTCCATGACCATCTCGCTGCTCTGGGTCTACATCAACCCGCCTGCCGGCGCCAAGGAGCGCATTGGTGGCGGCGGATTCAGCTTCCCGTAG
- the LOC101779315 gene encoding major allergen Api g 1, isoallergen 1 — protein sequence MVACSVTEECPVAVSAELLWKVFLAGDASIMTKACVGMIDAVEVEGDGGPGSVTTMKLNPSVGDAKVFKTRLLARDAAALVVRSEMVVEGGEVAAKLKSQVSELKVVPAGEGACVCKVTVEYERLDGTPLAPEDQAKLVHGYLGLIKKVEEYIVAHPGEFA from the exons ATGGTCGCCTGCAGCGTCACGGAGGAGTGCCCGGTGGCCGTGTCGGCCGAGCTGCTGTGGAAGGTtttcctcgccggcgacgcgtCCATCATGACCAAGGCCTGCGTCGGCATGATCGACGCCGTGGAGGTCGAGGGCGACGGCGGGCCCGGGAGCGTCACCACCATGAAGCTCAACCCGT CCGTGGGTGACGCGAAGGTGTTCAAGACCCGGTTGCTGGcgcgcgacgcggcggcgctcgtggTGAGGTCGGAGAtggtggtggagggcggcgaggtggcggcgaagcTCAAGTCGCAGGTGTCGGAGCTGAAGGtggtgccggccggcgagggcgcctgCGTGTGCAAGGTCACGGTGGAGTACGAGCGCCTGGACGGCACGCCGCTGGCGCCGGAGGACCAGGCCAAGCTCGTCCATGGCTACCTGGGCCTCATCAAGAAGGTGGAGGAGTACATCGTCGCGCACCCCGGCGAGTTCGCctga